A genomic stretch from Helianthus annuus cultivar XRQ/B chromosome 1, HanXRQr2.0-SUNRISE, whole genome shotgun sequence includes:
- the LOC110930409 gene encoding probable glutamate carboxypeptidase LAMP1 encodes MAERGNNWCGAFGRVYMGMNLDSGELLVVKQVSVVVNMASKDKTQNFSHRRLSCIDGIYNFSHRTLSCIDGKIYRRDIVENAYDAGVMGVLIYSDRKDYVGGGGGTKWFPDDTWLPPSGVQVGSVLNGAGDPTTPGWPSSMEGCERLSEDEVERAGDVPLIPSLPISGADGEEILRWICGDRGGPGVAEFSYKAKQVISTIQNVIGIIEGTEEPDRFVILGNHRDAWTFGAVDPNSGTAALLEAHIRELEEEVKIHFGFRCGKTNLWTKVAKLAKPLLRDVNVIVLFLLFVFDNV; translated from the exons ATGGCGGAAAGGGGAAATAATTGGTGCGGAGCTTTCGGACGGGTTTATATGGGGATGAATTTAGATTCAGGGGAGCTGCTGGTGGTTAAACAG GTTTCTGTTGTTGTAAATATGGCTTCGAAAGACAAAACACAG AATTTCTCTCATAGAAGACTTTCTTGCATAGATGGGATATACAATTTCTCTCATAGAACACTTTCTTGCATAGATGGGAAAATATACCGCAGAGATATAGTTGAAAACGCGTATGACGCGGGTGTGATGGGGGTGTTAATATACTCCGATCGGAAGGATTACGTTGGGGGCGGGGGCGGTACGAAGTGGTTTCCGGATGACACGTGGTTGCCGCCGAGTGGTGTTCAGGTCGGGTCGGTGCTTAATGGGGCAGGTGACCCGACAACACCGGGCTGGCCGAGTAGTATGGAAGGGTGTGAGAGGTTGTCTGAGGATGAGGTGGAACGGGCCGGTGACGTCCCGTTGATTCCGTCGTTGCCGATCTCCGGTGCCGACGGTGAGGAGATTCTGAGGTGGATTTGTGGG GATCGGGGGGGTCCAGGGGTTGCAGAATTCAGTTATAAG GCAAAACAAGTCATAAGCACAATACAAAATGTCATTGGAATAATTGAAGGAACAGAAGAACCTGACAG ATTCGTTATCTTAGGTAATCACCGGGATGCTTGGACATTTGGAGCTGTTGATCCCAACAGCGGCACTGCTGCCCTGCTTGAG GCTCACATCCGCGAGTTGGAAGAAGAGGTGAAGATACATTTTGGATtcagatgtggaaaaacaaacctttggacaaaagttgcaaaactggccaaacctctcCTCAGGGACGTAAATGTCATTGTACTCTTTCTTTTATTTGTATTTGACAATGTTTAA
- the LOC110876353 gene encoding uncharacterized protein LOC110876353 isoform X2 has product MAVLDDSCELCSPSDEIVDVSDKERSPKCLKLDSPEENEFPSPTGLSHSPIIEEPESSASDKTEAVNKQKFAILNTMASTYALRVDPLYQRSPSAIEKVKSVSVAGKVRIENNFLRLKCRN; this is encoded by the exons ATGGCAGTCTTGGATGATTCTTGTGAACTATGCAGCCCTTCAGATGAGATTGTTGATGTATCAGATAAAGAAAGATCTCCCAAATGCTTGAAATTG GATTCACCTGAAGAAAATGAGTTTCCTTCTCCAACTGGGCTTTCACATTCACCCATAATCGAAGAACCCGAGAGTAGTGCAAGTGATAAAACTGAGGCTGTAAACAAACAAAAGTTTGCCATCTTAAATACAATGGCTTCTACTTATGCGCTCAGAGTGGACCCATT GTATCAAAGAAGCCCAAGTGCCATTGAGAAAGTTAAAAGCGTTTCAGTAGCAGGTAAGGTAAGGATTGAAAATAATTTTTTGAGGCTAAAGTGTCGGAATTGA
- the LOC110876372 gene encoding protein YIF1B-A: protein MYDPLGNPPGGARPPSNTPQTPFGNPFYGASSGLIKGGLGAYGEKILGSSSEYVQSNISRYFSDPQYYFQVNDHYVRNKLKVVLFPFLHRGHWTRITEPVGGRLSYKPPIYDINAPDLYIPLMAFGTYVVLAGFSLGLQGKFTPEALNWLFMKGIVGWFLQVSLLKMSLFSLGGAEAPLLDIVAYAGYAFTGLCLAVFGRIILSYSYYFLMPWTCLCMGIFLVKTMKRVLFSEVRSFDSSRHHYLLLFIALAQFPLFIWLGNITLNWLF, encoded by the exons ATGTATGATCCTCTTGGAAATCCTCCTGGAGGGGCAAGACCACCATCAAATACACCACAAACTCCTTTTGGGAATCCATTTTATGGTGCCAGCTCAGGACTAATCAAGGGTGGACTTGGTGCATATGGAGAAAAAATCTTAGGTTCAAGCTCTGAGTACGTGCAAAGTAAT ATTAGTCGATACTTCTCTGATCCACAATATTATTTTCAAGTCAACGACCATTACGTGAGAAACAAATTGAAAGTCGTTCTATTCCCTTTCCTGCACAGG GGTCATTGGACAAGAATTACTGAGCCCGTAGGGGGTAGGCTATCATATAAACCCCCTATCTATGATATTAATGCTCCAGATTTGTATATCCCATTGATGGCTTTCGGTACATATGTTGTTCTTGCTGGCTTCTCATTGGGACTTCAAGGGAA GTTTACCCCAGAAGCACTGAACTGGCTCTTCATGAAGGGAATAGTGGGTTGGTTTTTACAGGTTTCACTTCTAAAAATGTCATTATTTTCATTGGGTGGTGCAGAAGCACCTCTGCTAGACATTGTAGCTTACGCTGGGTACGCCTTCACTGGATTGTGCCTTGCGGTCTTCGGTAGAATCATTTTGTCGTACTCTTACTACTTCTTAATGCCGTGGACTTGCCTATGCATGGGAATCTTTTTGGTGAAAACTATGAAACGCGTTCTTTTTTCGGAGGTTAGAAGTTTTGACTCCAGCAGGCACCATTACTTGCTGCTGTTTATCGCTTTAGCACAGTTTCCTCTCTTCATTTGGCTCGGAAATATCACCCTCAATTGGCTCTTTTAG
- the LOC110939487 gene encoding purine permease 21, with product MFVLSGQSVAAMLGRLYFNKGGNSKWMATLVQTAGFPLMLPLIFIHYLPSSKHPQPITNKSSWVTLLLLYIFLGLFSAADCMLYTFGLHFLPVSTYSLICASELVFNAFFSYILNGQKFTPFITNSLVLLSFSSTLLVFQSDSEQTMKTTRSKYILGFVCTLAGSAGYGLMLSTTQLVFRKILRTPSYKVIFKLIVYQNMVASVAIVVGLFASGEWKDIKGEMEGYESGKVSYMMTLVWTAVSWQVFTIGCIGLIFEVSSLFSNVISTLGIPITPVLAVVFYHEKMNGLKVIAMLLAIWGFASYVYQHYLDHLKEKVEARVANRQLDLIEI from the coding sequence ATGTTTGTACTTTCTGGCCAATCAGTTGCAGCAATGTTGGGAAGACTTTACTTTAACAAAGGAGGAAACAGTAAATGGATGGCAACCCTTGTTCAAACTGCTGGCTTCCCACTCATGCTTCCTTTAATCTTTATCCACTACTTACCTTCTTCAAAACATCCTCAACCAATTACCAATAAATCTTCTTGGGTCACCCTTTTGCTGCTCTATATTTTTCTTGGTCTGTTCTCAGCTGCAGACTGCATGTTATACACCTTTGGATTACATTTTCTGCCTGTTTCAACCTACTCGTTGATCTGCGCGAGTGAGCTCGTGTTCAACGCTTTCTTTTCCTACATTTTAAACGGGCAGAAGTTCACTCCATTCATTACCAATTCGCTTGTTCTACTTAGCTTTTCGTCTACATTACTAGTGTTCCAGAGTGATTCTGAACAAACCATGAAAACCACTAGAAGCAAGTATATACTCGGGTTTGTATGCACACTTGCTGGTTCTGCAGGGTATGGATTAATGCTTTCTACAACACAACTCGTCTTCCGGAAGATTCTAAGGACACCAAGCTATAAAGTCATATTCAAATTGATTGTGTACCAAAACATGGTAGCAAGTGTTGCGATTGTAGTGGGACTGTTTGCTAGCGGCGAATGGAAGGATATAAAAGGAGAAATGGAAGGTTATGAGTCTGGCAAAGTGTCATATATGATGACTTTAGTATGGACCGCGGTTTCGTGGCAGGTTTTCACGATCGGATGCATAGGATTGATATTTGAGGTTTCATCCTTGTTTTCAAATGTGATTAGTACTTTAGGGATCCCGATTACGCCGGTCTTGGCAGTAGTGTTTTACCATGAAAAGATGAACGGGTTGAAGGTTATTGCCATGTTGTTGGCCATATGGGGGTTTGCATCGTATGTCTATCAGCATTATCTCGATCACTTGAAGGAAAAGGTCGAGGCTAGAGTAGCAAATCGACAACTTGATCTTATAGAAATATGA
- the LOC110876353 gene encoding uncharacterized protein LOC110876353 isoform X1, translated as MAVLDDSCELCSPSDEIVDVSDKERSPKCLKLDSPEENEFPSPTGLSHSPIIEEPESSASDKTEAVNKQKFAILNTMASTYALRVDPLEPPDPLITMYFSIRLFSLHISYILCVSKKPKCH; from the exons ATGGCAGTCTTGGATGATTCTTGTGAACTATGCAGCCCTTCAGATGAGATTGTTGATGTATCAGATAAAGAAAGATCTCCCAAATGCTTGAAATTG GATTCACCTGAAGAAAATGAGTTTCCTTCTCCAACTGGGCTTTCACATTCACCCATAATCGAAGAACCCGAGAGTAGTGCAAGTGATAAAACTGAGGCTGTAAACAAACAAAAGTTTGCCATCTTAAATACAATGGCTTCTACTTATGCGCTCAGAGTGGACCCATT gGAACCACCCGACCCGCTCATTACCATGTATTTCTCGATCAGATTGTTTTCTCTGCATATTAGTTACATCCTATGT GTATCAAAGAAGCCCAAGTGCCATTGA